From the genome of Miscanthus floridulus cultivar M001 chromosome 10, ASM1932011v1, whole genome shotgun sequence, one region includes:
- the LOC136489168 gene encoding large ribosomal subunit protein uL2-like — translation MYTGQFVYCGRRTTLSIGDVPPLHEILEGAVICNVEHGAGDSGTLVGVSKDYAIVISHNLDSGASARASRDYAISISRNPNNGIEAGGASHRRKAAMNDDKVDDARHPPVPLLLWQRWSLHSKGGSHHLIYVG, via the coding sequence ATGTACAcaggccagttcgtctactgcggccgccgcaccacactctccatcggcgatgtccCACCGCTCCAcgagatcctcgaaggcgccgtcatctgcaacgtcgagcatgGCGCCGGCGATAGTGGCACCCTCGTCGGGGTGTCcaaggactacgccatcgtcatcagccacaaccTCGACAGTGGCGCCTCTGctagggcatctagggactatgccatcagcatcagccgcaaccctaacaatggcatTGAGGCAGGGGGTGCCTCCCACCGAAGGAAGGCCGCAATGAACGACGACAAAGTCGACGACGCTCGGCACCCTCCAGTGCCCCTCCTCCTTTGGCAGCGGTGGTCCCTCCATAGCAAGGGTggctcgcaccatctcatctacgttggatga